In the genome of Methanofastidiosum sp., one region contains:
- a CDS encoding site-2 protease family protein yields the protein MVKVMECEKCGYKEYQLAEDKDYDRCPSCNSIVIGQEKNELPVQLQEIINVANENFSYGNIKTDNYSALFEVKELFKKPEDIISSFEKINFYPFIRKEDGKLYVLLRSSPPKKDFTYKKNLILFFLTIISTTVAGYFMSVPHVDYGFMSNPWIGAIAFSFSIMVILGTHEMGHYLVARRNGVDATLPYFIPAPFVLGTMGAVINIRSFIPTKNSAIELGLSGPLAGMLVAIPITIVGVMMSPVVPITIFGESSIFLGEPLIFQFIAKSLVTVAEGNSLYLHPVAFAGWAGIFVTMLNLIPMGQLDGGHIARAVLGPKNHRYLSFIVAVLLFVMGIFTWAGWSLWGIIGIYLAYRGHPGSMDEITPIEGKHWAMIAVAIVLFVISTMIVPIKIA from the coding sequence ATGGTCAAAGTGATGGAGTGTGAAAAATGTGGGTACAAGGAATATCAGTTGGCAGAGGATAAAGATTACGATAGATGCCCATCATGTAACTCTATAGTAATTGGCCAAGAAAAAAATGAGCTGCCTGTGCAACTGCAGGAGATAATTAATGTTGCAAATGAGAACTTCTCATATGGAAATATTAAAACTGACAATTATTCTGCCTTGTTTGAAGTGAAGGAACTTTTCAAAAAGCCTGAAGATATAATCTCCTCGTTTGAAAAAATAAATTTTTACCCATTTATTAGAAAGGAAGATGGGAAGCTCTATGTTTTGTTAAGATCTTCCCCTCCTAAAAAGGATTTTACCTACAAAAAGAACTTAATATTATTTTTCTTAACAATTATCTCAACTACCGTTGCTGGCTATTTTATGTCTGTGCCACATGTTGATTATGGATTCATGTCAAATCCATGGATTGGGGCTATAGCATTTTCATTTTCAATAATGGTAATTCTAGGAACACATGAGATGGGGCATTACCTTGTTGCAAGGAGAAATGGCGTTGATGCAACACTCCCGTATTTCATACCTGCCCCTTTTGTTCTAGGTACAATGGGTGCTGTGATAAACATAAGATCATTTATCCCGACTAAAAACAGTGCAATTGAACTAGGCCTTTCAGGGCCTCTTGCTGGTATGTTAGTAGCTATACCAATCACCATAGTTGGAGTTATGATGTCGCCCGTAGTCCCAATTACTATTTTTGGAGAGAGCTCAATATTCTTGGGCGAGCCACTTATATTCCAATTTATAGCCAAATCGCTTGTAACTGTTGCTGAGGGTAATTCGCTATACTTGCATCCTGTTGCATTTGCAGGTTGGGCAGGGATATTTGTTACCATGCTTAATTTGATCCCTATGGGCCAGCTTGATGGCGGGCATATTGCAAGGGCTGTTTTAGGCCCAAAAAATCACAGATATCTATCATTTATCGTTGCTGTTCTGTTATTTGTTATGGGAATATTTACCTGGGCTGGCTGGAGCCTTTGGGGGATAATAGGTATTTACCTAGCTTACCGGGGGCACCCAGGATCAATGGATGAGATTACGCCTATTGAGGGAAAACATTGGGCCATGATAGCAGTTGCCATAGTATTGTTTGTCATATCAACAATGATTGTTCCAATAAAGATAGCATAA
- a CDS encoding PadR family transcriptional regulator, translating to MAGLWKLSNEKGESSSFLTIYVLHSIKKNPKTGYEILSEIKQKCGDKWAPSKGTIYPLLKQLEKENLIMIKNTGPRSKNIFEITSKGKIHLSSMLKERQKLKESFSYFRNLFADIMGEENANIAELLFEIKEVSFTKTTKEEVKKILEYCLSELRGVE from the coding sequence ATGGCGGGGTTATGGAAATTATCGAATGAAAAAGGAGAAAGCTCCAGTTTTTTGACAATTTATGTACTTCATAGCATAAAAAAGAACCCAAAAACTGGCTACGAAATATTGTCTGAAATTAAACAGAAATGTGGAGATAAATGGGCCCCAAGTAAAGGAACAATATACCCATTATTAAAACAATTAGAGAAAGAAAATTTGATAATGATAAAAAATACAGGGCCTCGCTCAAAAAATATTTTTGAAATTACCTCTAAAGGAAAGATACACTTATCTTCCATGCTCAAAGAAAGGCAAAAATTAAAGGAATCATTCTCATATTTCAGAAATCTATTTGCAGATATAATGGGAGAAGAGAATGCGAATATTGCAGAGTTACTCTTTGAAATAAAAGAGGTCTCTTTCACAAAAACAACAAAAGAAGAAGTTAAAAAAATTCTTGAATATTGTTTATCTGAATTGAGGGGGGTTGAGTAA
- a CDS encoding CDP-alcohol phosphatidyltransferase family protein — protein sequence MLNNIRKNKSFISIVNLIGRIFRFLPPNLITTISLVVVFFSGYYYYLGFPYIGAIILAVSGFLDLVDGSVAKYTKRTTVLGGFLDSTFDRIGDGVVLLGIGLSYDLTICFIIMIGAYLISYMRAKGEALGVKVMGIGIGERAERILIIFVFSFINLEIGLYVLLAVVYITVFTRFYYISRELKSKT from the coding sequence ATGCTTAATAACATCCGTAAAAATAAATCATTTATTTCAATTGTTAATCTTATAGGGCGGATTTTTAGATTCCTGCCGCCAAATCTCATAACAACTATCAGTTTAGTTGTCGTCTTCTTTTCAGGTTACTATTACTACCTTGGATTCCCATACATTGGTGCCATTATCCTTGCTGTTTCGGGATTCCTTGATCTAGTTGACGGATCAGTTGCAAAGTATACTAAGAGAACAACTGTCTTGGGCGGGTTTTTAGACTCGACGTTTGACAGAATAGGGGATGGCGTTGTTCTTTTAGGAATCGGATTGTCCTATGATCTTACTATTTGCTTTATCATAATGATCGGAGCCTATCTCATAAGCTACATGCGTGCTAAAGGGGAAGCTCTAGGGGTAAAGGTAATGGGAATAGGAATTGGTGAGCGGGCTGAGAGAATACTGATAATATTTGTGTTTTCCTTCATCAATTTAGAGATAGGGCTTTACGTGTTGCTTGCTGTCGTCTATATAACAGTCTTTACTAGGTTTTACTACATCTCAAGGGAGCTGAAAAGTAAGACTTAG
- a CDS encoding alpha/beta fold hydrolase: MKKKTSKKEIGISNTYPIADLSQILNSGPHWTTTKYSKNMMMDALVKHLLSLMQYGMSDLGEVLEVVGQTKPGDEELWINAWSAMAQRLQHRAEKAERTGKRVTASTAYLRASTYWRASLMYFSHPNDSRIKENAHASSKCYERYLELSGYPGQYVKIPYENNFLPGHFYRSPVAGKKAPLLIITPGRDTWAEDTCWVYDAAIRRGIHCLVYDGPGQGYALRLNNLKFRHDWENVVTPVIDFALKLPGIDSSRIGLMGLSFGGFLVPRAAAFDKRIKVCIADPGNPSWGDSIIGHFPTLISQILLGKRGDFLRRSLTSILDRLPFMKWLLRDYAWKHGVSTQEVFQILQKYDNTSILDKVTCETLIIDGTEEIVRGQAKKIFDALKCPKDYILFDEITTAQLHCQIGGYATASEYLFDWIDERL; encoded by the coding sequence ATGAAAAAGAAAACATCAAAAAAGGAGATTGGGATAAGCAATACGTATCCAATTGCGGATCTTTCACAAATCTTAAATTCAGGACCACATTGGACAACAACTAAATATAGCAAGAATATGATGATGGATGCCTTGGTGAAACACCTCCTGAGCCTGATGCAATATGGCATGTCAGACCTTGGAGAAGTTCTAGAAGTAGTGGGTCAGACTAAACCTGGGGACGAAGAGCTCTGGATAAACGCTTGGAGTGCCATGGCACAACGACTACAACATCGAGCTGAAAAGGCCGAACGCACAGGCAAACGAGTTACAGCATCTACTGCATATCTACGGGCATCGACTTACTGGCGTGCCTCCTTAATGTACTTCAGTCACCCTAATGATTCACGCATAAAAGAAAATGCGCACGCTAGCTCCAAATGCTATGAACGCTACTTAGAATTATCTGGTTACCCTGGACAGTATGTCAAGATCCCTTATGAAAATAATTTCCTTCCTGGACACTTCTACAGGTCTCCAGTTGCAGGAAAAAAAGCCCCTCTGCTTATCATCACACCAGGTCGAGACACTTGGGCTGAAGATACATGTTGGGTCTACGATGCCGCCATCCGCAGAGGCATTCACTGTCTAGTATATGATGGCCCTGGCCAAGGATATGCACTAAGACTTAACAATCTTAAATTTCGACATGACTGGGAAAACGTTGTGACTCCAGTGATTGACTTCGCACTGAAACTTCCCGGAATAGACTCGTCAAGAATCGGACTTATGGGATTAAGCTTCGGCGGTTTTCTGGTACCTCGGGCCGCTGCCTTTGACAAAAGAATAAAAGTATGCATTGCTGACCCAGGAAACCCCAGCTGGGGCGATTCAATTATTGGTCACTTCCCCACTCTTATAAGCCAAATACTTTTGGGAAAACGAGGGGATTTTCTTCGCAGATCATTAACATCGATTCTTGATCGTTTGCCATTTATGAAATGGTTATTAAGAGACTATGCATGGAAACATGGCGTCTCGACTCAGGAAGTATTCCAAATACTTCAAAAATATGACAACACCTCCATTTTAGATAAAGTCACATGTGAGACGCTCATCATAGATGGAACTGAAGAGATTGTAAGAGGTCAAGCAAAAAAGATCTTTGATGCTTTGAAATGCCCAAAAGACTACATATTGTTTGATGAAATCACTACCGCACAATTGCATTGTCAAATAGGGGGTTACGCCACTGCATCAGAGTATTTGTTTGACTGGATAGACGAACGGCTTTGA
- a CDS encoding flavodoxin (An electron-transfer protein; flavodoxin binds one FMN molecule, which serves as a redox-active prosthetic group), which produces MNTLIIYKSVHKMNTEKVARAMAEAINADIRKVEDAKSSMLAKYDLIGFGSGIYYGKHHETLLDFVNGLPQQEGKAAFVFSTSGGSIKSMNRELRRALMEKGFTIKGEFTCPGFETFGVFGLIGGFRKGRPNVKDLDKAQKFAKGLLQAP; this is translated from the coding sequence ATGAATACATTAATTATCTATAAGTCAGTACATAAAATGAACACCGAGAAAGTGGCAAGGGCCATGGCAGAAGCTATAAATGCGGACATTCGGAAGGTCGAGGATGCCAAATCATCCATGCTGGCGAAGTACGATTTAATTGGCTTCGGGTCAGGCATTTACTACGGAAAACATCACGAAACGCTACTTGACTTCGTAAATGGTCTACCACAGCAGGAGGGCAAAGCGGCATTCGTTTTCTCTACTAGCGGCGGTTCTATAAAAAGCATGAATCGAGAACTGCGGCGGGCCCTCATGGAGAAAGGGTTCACGATTAAGGGCGAATTCACATGCCCCGGGTTTGAAACCTTTGGGGTATTTGGACTCATCGGTGGGTTTAGGAAGGGGCGTCCGAATGTGAAGGATCTAGACAAAGCCCAGAAATTCGCAAAGGGCTTGCTGCAAGCTCCATAA